AGCGTCCTCAGGAATGCCACAAAGAACTAATAAAGGCTGACATCGAGCTAACCATTCCCGCCACTTGAGATGAAATGTTTTGTCCTTTCTGAAGCTCATAACTAACGCCTATTGATATGAGTCAAGAAACTTCGCGGTTCGACACACCTCCGCACTTTTACAGGCTACCCCGAGATATGTGACCGAGCACGCAAGGTACGCACCCGAATCACAGTTTTTGAAGTCGAGAGCTTTGATCGCATGAATTGTTATTGGCGTTTCATCTTCTCCATCGAGGCTTTGATCGGATTCATGAGGGTCGGGTTCATCGATACGCGAAGCACTTCGCCCATCAATCCGTTCAACGCCTCCTTCAAATCCTTCTCGTATTTTGCCTGGAGGGCTTTATCCTCCTCCGGGGAAGGTTTCGCCATTGCTTTCATCTGATCCTGTAATTTGTTGACATCCGCAACGATACTGTCGATGCGGGAAACGGCCGCTTGCGAAGATTTTTCATCGGTGATGTTATGGAGAGCGGCAGTCAATTCTTTCATTTTCGCAATCGAATCTTTCATGAGAGATTCGTGGGTCGGCTTGGAGCAGCCTGACGACACCAAGAGAAAAAAAGAGGCCGTGAGGCAGATCGAGAATCGAAGCATTGCAAAAATCCTTTCGGCCGCCCGCAGACGACAAGTCGAACTAATGGTTATCCCTGGCGCAGAGAGTAACCGTTAGTCCCACCGGCGTCAAATTGAAAGGAGAATAAAACAGAACAATTCTCCGATTGCGACCTGTGACTTCTTCCATTCCTTCTCCCTGTTCTTCCAGCCAATCCGCTTAGATCAGTCTGAGCGCATCGTTAAACGGATCTTCGCAAATCTTGCGAATGAATGCTGCACGCTCGGTATTCCGGAAATCACTCATAAGTAACATCTTATTTGATCGCCAATCCCTGGTGAAGCTAGAGTCTCCTCAACTCCCCTTCAACTTCAAATAATAACCCCTGCGTTCCGGGCTCATTCGCTCGATCGCATATCTCAGCATCGTTCGCGGCATGATCCGGGCGTGCGCATCGAGAAAGCCCTCCAGACTAGCGAGATCCCGCTTCCCCACCTCGCGCAGCATCCAGCCGGTCGCCTTGTGAATCAGGTCTTCCCGATCTTTTAACAGTACTTCGCAGATTTTCAGAGTATCCGCACAGTCTTTCTTGCGAATCCAGGTGAATGTCGCCAGCACGGCGATCCGCCGTTCCCAGAGAATTTCAGATTGGGCCAATCTATGTACCGGCTTGCGGTTCTTATCCAACAAGTAGTAACCGACCACACCTGGAGCCGAGCAATCGACCAGACCCCAACTGTTGATGCGGTGCGTGTTGGCCAGATAGAGTTCGTAGATTACTTTCTGAACTGAATCCGGGGCTTTCGGCATTTGAGTGACCCAGATGAGTACCGCCGTTAACCGGTCTTCATTAAAAGGAGATTGCAGCAATTTTACCACTTCGGGAATGCTCAATTCCCGGTGCTCTTTTACCGTCGCGTGGATCTGGGCCGCTCGAAGTCCCAGAAATCGATCTCCTTCGCCGTATTCTCCTTTCCCTGTTTTGAAGTAACGTTGGGCACCCTCCGCCAGAACGGGGTCGGCCAGCTCCCGCAAGCGGGCTTGCACAATTTTCGATGTGAGAGTTTGCATGGGAAGGCTTCAGAATATTGCGATTGGGATTTAACAGTAAGTATACTATCCGGACGACTACATTCGGTGAACCTACCGGTCTCCGGACCATTTTTTACCTCTTCGCAAAGGGATACGCATGTTTCGGCTCTTCCTCCTCACGCTCGGTTTAATCCTCGGCCTCCAAGCCTCCCCGGTTTCGGCGCAGTACGGCGATCTCGGGGATTTGAAAATCCTCAAGACCGAAGACAAGAAGAATGTGGAAAGCACGCCTCCTCCCCAGAATGCCACGGTTTTATTCGATGGCAAGAGCCTGGATAAGTGGTTGAATCAGGATGGTAAAAAACCGGCCCAATGGAAACTGGTCGACGGCGGGGCCATGCAGGTTCTTTCGGGCGGCAACATCATCACCAAGGAAAAATTCGGCGGACATTTCAAACTGCACGTCGAATTCCGCGTTCCGTACGAACCGAAAAATAAAGGGCAGGGGCGCGGCAACAGCGGCGTTTACGTTCAAGGCCGATACGAAGTGCAAGTTCTGGACAGCTATGCTCTCGAGAGCAAAAAGAACGATTGCGGAGCAATTTACGAAGTGGCCGCACCCAAGGTGAATGCCTGCAAAGCTCCCAGTATCTGGCAGAGCTACGACATTGAATTCTGGGCACCGGTTTTCAAGGATGGCAAGAAAGTGGAACCGGCCAAGATCACCGTGTATCAGAACGGCGTTCTCATCCATGAAGGCCAGACGATCCCGGTGGACAACACTACCGCCGGTCTGGGGGGCGATCCTTCCAAGCCGGGTCCCATTATGCTGCAGGACCACGGCAATCCCGTGCAGTTTCGCAATATCTGGATCGTGAAACTGGACTAACGCTTCGTCAGCGCTTTTTCGATCGCCTGGTAGTCGTAAACGCAGCCGCCCCAGACACCACCGCTGGCATTCTGCAATAGAGCCCAGAGTTTGGTGTCGTCGGGCAGGTCAGGGTCAGCTTGTAAGTCGGACCGCATGGGCCGGGATGCAAGAGTTTTCGTTCCCCACTCCGCCCCAAAGTTGCCGGTCGCATCACCAATGAGATCGACCTTCCCCTCCAGCGTGGTGCGATTAATCTCAATCTGCACAATATCGCCGTCCCGCACTTTGCCAATGGGGCCACCCGCCAGAGCTTCCGGCGAAACGTGCCCGATACAGGCCCCGGTGGAAACGCCACTGAATCGTGCATCGGTCAGCACGGCCACATGCTTGCCCCAACTGATATGCTTGAGTGCACTGGTGACCTGATAGGTTTCCTCCATGCCGCTGCCCATCGGCCCGCGTGCACAAAGAATCAGCACATCCCCCTTCTCGATCTTGCGGGTACCTTGCCCCTTGATCGCGGCCACGGCATCCTTCTCCCGAATGAACACCTTGGCCGGTCCGACATGGCGATAGACGCCATCGGTACCGACCACGGAAGCATCAATGGAAGTGGATTTGATGACCGAACCGTCCGGGCAGAGATTGCCGCGCGGAAAAGTCAGCGAGGATGTGAAGCCCCGCTCCCGGGCTTTGGTGAAGCTCATGATCACGTTGTCGGGGTCTACGCCGTCCTGAGTGACCAGAAGATCTTTCAGTCGCTTTCGGCGTTCGGATTGCGCCCACCAATCGAGCACCTTGTCGAGTGGTTCGCCACTGGCGGTCAGACAGTTCAGGTCGAGTAAATTCGCATCCCGAAGGTGCAACATCACTTCCGGCACACCCCCGGCCAGAAATACCTGAATGGTCGGATGGCCGACGGGGCCGTTGGGTAGGGCATCGACAATCCGGGGAATTCGCCGATTGATTTCCTGCCAATCTTCGAGTCGCGGCCGGGGCACACCGGCGGCAAATGCCACGGCCGGAACGTGCAAAAGCAAATTCGTGGAACCGCCGAAGGCCGCGTGTACCGTAATGGCGTTTCGGAAGGCCGCTTCGGTCAGAATGCGGCTGGTTGGAATTTTCTGGTGCGACAAATGGGCAAGCGCCCGAGCCGAACGGCGGGCCATATCCAGCCATATCAATTGGCCGGAGGGGGAAAGGGCCGAATGCGGCATGGACATCCCCAAGGCTTCGCCGACAACCTGTGAAGTCGCGGCCGTGCCCAAAAACTGACAGCCGCCGCCTGGTGAACCGCAGGTATGGCAGCCCTCCTCCGCCGCTTTTTCGAGGCTCAGTTCGCCGGCCGCGTAGCGTGCCCCAATCGTTTGGACCTTCCCCGTATCCTCGTGGCCCTTTGTGGCCAGCATGACGCCGCCGGGCACCAGGACGGTGGGAATATGGTGCATCCCGGCCAGGGCCATCATCATGGCGGGAAGGCCTTTATCGCAAGTCGCGACCCCCAGCACGCCGGAGCGATTGGGGAGCGAGCGCATCAAACGTCGTAGGACCATGGCCGCATCATTGCGGAACGGCAGGCTATCGAACATGCCGATAGTGCCTTGCGTCCGGCCGTCACAGGGATCGGTTACCGCGCCTGCAAAGGGAATGAAGCCGAGTCGCTTGAATTCTTCCGCAGCCGCCTGCACTTGTAAACCGACTTCCCAGTGCCCGCTGTGATATCCCAAAGCGATCGGCTGGCCCTCCGGACCGCGTAAGCCGCCATGTGTCGAAAGGATCAGGAATTCCTTGCGACCCAGTTCAGCCGGTTGCCAGCCCATGCCGACATTCTGCGACCAGCCGAAGAGATCTCCGGAAGGTGCATGCCGCAATAGCTCATCGGTCAGCGGCAGTTTCCCTTCCGGTCCGCGCGTGAAAGTCGCCAGCCGGTAAAGGTCGGGATCGTTATTTTCAACGAGTGCGAGAAATGACATGCCGTCTCTTTATACCAGGGAATCAAAAACGCGGACTTTCGCCCAGTTGTGCTTCTGCTCTTCGATGAATTTGATGTGAGTCGGATCGTCTTGGTAGGAATCGTGGGAAGCCTTGTCTTTGAAAATGAGGTGCAGGCCGACGTCCCAATCGAGATCGTTCACGTCGCGATTGAGTTCCTTGCAGACTTTACCGGCGGCAAAAAAGACGATGCCGGGTTGAACGTTGAGATATTTTTTGCAGGCCGCCACCAATTCATCGACGCGGGCGGGCGATTGATCCTTGAGTTTGAAAAAGACATTGTGCGCCAGTTGCATGGTCAACCTTTCTATGGAGGTGAGAGACGGATCTTCAAACGGCTTCCCAGGAGAAGCGGGTCGCGGCAATATAGGCTTCGCTGTTGCGAAAATCGATGATTTTTGGGGGGCCATCCTCGGCAAACGCATCGAGGTTGAAGTAAAACACGCCGTCGAAATAGCCGAGGCGGACTTCCGTGAGTGCCTGTCGATCTACAAACGGACGGCGTTGAAACCGGTATTCCAACACTTCATCCAGCGCCAGTTTCAAACGGCATTTATCGCCCTGGGGGGTCTTGACCCGCAGGAGTAATAAGCCCTGGCTGCTGTTTTTTCGATTGAGGAGCTTCAGTGCCAGCAGTCGGCCGCCGCGGAAATTGAACCGTTTCATGAACTGAACGATATGTCCGGGTTGTAGACTTTCCATGACTTGTT
The genomic region above belongs to Telmatocola sphagniphila and contains:
- a CDS encoding DNA alkylation repair protein, encoding MQTLTSKIVQARLRELADPVLAEGAQRYFKTGKGEYGEGDRFLGLRAAQIHATVKEHRELSIPEVVKLLQSPFNEDRLTAVLIWVTQMPKAPDSVQKVIYELYLANTHRINSWGLVDCSAPGVVGYYLLDKNRKPVHRLAQSEILWERRIAVLATFTWIRKKDCADTLKICEVLLKDREDLIHKATGWMLREVGKRDLASLEGFLDAHARIMPRTMLRYAIERMSPERRGYYLKLKGS
- a CDS encoding YjhG/YagF family D-xylonate dehydratase — protein: MSFLALVENNDPDLYRLATFTRGPEGKLPLTDELLRHAPSGDLFGWSQNVGMGWQPAELGRKEFLILSTHGGLRGPEGQPIALGYHSGHWEVGLQVQAAAEEFKRLGFIPFAGAVTDPCDGRTQGTIGMFDSLPFRNDAAMVLRRLMRSLPNRSGVLGVATCDKGLPAMMMALAGMHHIPTVLVPGGVMLATKGHEDTGKVQTIGARYAAGELSLEKAAEEGCHTCGSPGGGCQFLGTAATSQVVGEALGMSMPHSALSPSGQLIWLDMARRSARALAHLSHQKIPTSRILTEAAFRNAITVHAAFGGSTNLLLHVPAVAFAAGVPRPRLEDWQEINRRIPRIVDALPNGPVGHPTIQVFLAGGVPEVMLHLRDANLLDLNCLTASGEPLDKVLDWWAQSERRKRLKDLLVTQDGVDPDNVIMSFTKARERGFTSSLTFPRGNLCPDGSVIKSTSIDASVVGTDGVYRHVGPAKVFIREKDAVAAIKGQGTRKIEKGDVLILCARGPMGSGMEETYQVTSALKHISWGKHVAVLTDARFSGVSTGACIGHVSPEALAGGPIGKVRDGDIVQIEINRTTLEGKVDLIGDATGNFGAEWGTKTLASRPMRSDLQADPDLPDDTKLWALLQNASGGVWGGCVYDYQAIEKALTKR
- a CDS encoding 3-keto-disaccharide hydrolase, yielding MFRLFLLTLGLILGLQASPVSAQYGDLGDLKILKTEDKKNVESTPPPQNATVLFDGKSLDKWLNQDGKKPAQWKLVDGGAMQVLSGGNIITKEKFGGHFKLHVEFRVPYEPKNKGQGRGNSGVYVQGRYEVQVLDSYALESKKNDCGAIYEVAAPKVNACKAPSIWQSYDIEFWAPVFKDGKKVEPAKITVYQNGVLIHEGQTIPVDNTTAGLGGDPSKPGPIMLQDHGNPVQFRNIWIVKLD
- a CDS encoding Dabb family protein, producing MQLAHNVFFKLKDQSPARVDELVAACKKYLNVQPGIVFFAAGKVCKELNRDVNDLDWDVGLHLIFKDKASHDSYQDDPTHIKFIEEQKHNWAKVRVFDSLV